The following coding sequences are from one Lolium rigidum isolate FL_2022 chromosome 6, APGP_CSIRO_Lrig_0.1, whole genome shotgun sequence window:
- the LOC124666116 gene encoding uncharacterized protein LOC124666116, translating into MYSSVARAVAAKRPCKSIQQPACARYSLPHAQFESCSLLAQCSFFIHGLVTCQKFASEYLCVACFLHMCEVKFGPNARGVQMVELLGSLYRANTVHQGTAQRATDIEASQQQRVWLVLLVIQLQNDTMNDFMSTEVDIGRHRTHTSAIAVQNRSVLHGCPGVQVALQAPSCSYLSGIRACSSKVVRRASTSGSKFRLLCI; encoded by the exons ATGTACAGCAGCGTCGCCCGAGCAGTAGCAGCAAAGCGACCTTGCAAATCAATCCAGCAGCCTGCATGTGCGAGGTATTCTTTGCCCCATGCCCAGTTCGAATCCTGCTCCTTACTTGCTCAATGCTCATTTTTTATTCATGGGTTGGTCACCTGCCAAAAATTTGCTTCTGAGTATTTATGTGTTGCGTGCTTTCTTCATATGTGCGAAGTGAAATTCGGTCCAAATGCGCGAGGAGTTCAGATGGTGGAGCTGTTGGGTAGTCTGTATCGAGCCAACACAGTGCATCAAGGAACAGCACAAAGAGCCACCGACATTGAGGCCAGCCAGCAACAACGTGTATGGTTGGTCCTCTTGGTGATTCAA CTTCAGAATGATACCATGAATGATTTTATGAGTACTGAGGTGGACATAGGTCGACACAGGACACATACATCAG CTATTGCGGTACAAAATAGGAGCGTGCTCCATGGTTGTCCGGGAGTTCAGGTGGCGCTCCAGGCCCCCTCCTGTTCCTACCTCTCTGGAATCCGAGCGTGCTCTAGCAAGGTGGTCCGCCGCGCTTCGACAAGCGGCAGCAAATTCCGCCTCCTCTGCATATAG
- the LOC124664341 gene encoding protein ACCELERATED CELL DEATH 6-like, translating to MSEACQLPIGSGRDEAQLPLQQHPELLMAAREGNPARLTRLLGNGPAGSGVVVNIGDADTAMDESARPVDAVGVDVPMDVELNKILHVIASNGDSPDFLESARVVYGMANHLLDACNANGDTPFHCAARAGMVEMVSELISLARTEGGGERVKAVLGKLNKQGETALHEALRLPYKETVLAMVSRLMAADAELAQVPLADGTSPLYLAVLLGHDDIAERLHQHDEGLSYSRPNGQNALHVAVLRSTRMTDNLLEWNKKLSKQGDKTKGRTPIHFASLRGVWVTVMSLLNSDKSLVYQSDNDGSFPIHMAVTTRQLYVVLGLLKKCPDCAQLRDARGRTFFHIAAQQGSTVLVFLVLSLLREKPRFASIINMQDNDGNTGLHLAVLAGSLHTFLFMLWDKDVMLNLSNCEGKTALDLAQSNIPTGVTFGLDPSRSIYSLLMVAGARYGAHSEIHDPVVLDKEKEEKNIMDSTPTIGIVSALLVTVTFAASFTVPGGYRADDDPVSSHQTAGTPVLAATYSFQAFIIANNLALLCSSMATISLMYAGITTFDIGTRKCAFVLSIFFLNSSARSLAVAFAFGMYAALAPVAHAAAVGTWLIPAASLLDVVWFVCAFMISQLALLNRIPTRVCVLRSVVVFICPLLGALWPYAIIGGFLAYSKIFHTIN from the exons ATGTCTGAAGCATGCCAGTTGCCAATAGGCTCGGGGCGCGACGAGGCACAATTGCCGTTGCAGCAGCATCCCGAGCTGCTGATGGCCGCTCGGGAGGGCAATCCGGCACGATTAACTCGTCTCCTGGGAAACGGGCCTGCGGGCTCCGGAGTGGTCGTCAACATCGGGGACGCCGACACCGCCATGGATGAGTCAGCGCGTCCTGTGGACGCAGTCGGCGTGGACGTCCCCATGGACGTGGAGCTGAACAAAATCCTCCATGTTATTGCGTCCAATGGAGACAGCCCCGACTTCCTGGAGAGCGCGAGGGTCGTCTACGGCATGGCCAACCACCTCCTGGACGCATGCAACGCCAACGGAGACACGCCCTTCCATTGCGCGGCGAGGGCTGGGATGGTGGAAATGGTCTCGGAGCTCATCAGTCTGGCGAGAACGGAGGGTGGTGGGGAAAGAGTGAAGGCGGTGCTTGGAAAGCTGAACAAGCAAGGGGAGACGGCCCTTCACGAGGCCCTCCGCTTGCCCTACAAGGAGACAGTCCTGGCCATGGTCAGCAGGTTAATGGCGGCGGATGCCGAACTGGCTCAGGTTCCACTTGCAGATGGCACCTCGCCGCTGTACCTGGCCGTCTTGTTGGGGCATGATGATATTGCCGAACGGCTGCATCAACATGACGAGGGGCTCTCTTATTCTAGACCAAATGGACAAAACGCTTTGCATGTTGCTGTTCTCCGGAGCACTA GAATGACAGATAATCTACTGGAATGGAACAAGAAGCTCAGCAAACAAGGAGACAAAACCAAGGGACGTACGCCCATTCATTTTGCATCGTTGCGTGGGGTGTGGGTTACGGTCATGTCACTGCTAAACTCTGACAAATCTCTAGTATACCAGTCTGACAACGATGGATCATTCCCCATACACATGGCAGTTACTACAAGGCAGTTGTACGTGGTCCTTGGTTTGCTTAAGAAGTGCCCTGATTGTGCCCAGCTACGTGACGCTAGAGGCAGGACATTCTTCCATATAGCTGCCCAACAAGGCTCCACGGTGCTAGTCTTTTTGGTTTTGTCACTTTTACGAGAAAAACCAAGGTTTGCATCAATCATAAATATGCAGGATAATGATGGCAACACTGGGCTACACCTTGCTGTCCTAGCAGGGTCGTTGCATACTTTTCTATTTATGTTGTGGGATAAGGATGTTATGTTGAATTTATCAAATTGCGAGGGGAAAACTGCGCTTGATCTTGCACAGAGCAACATACCCACAGGTGTTACTTTTGGACTG GATCCGAGTCGTAGCATATACTCTCTGCTGATGGTGGCCGGTGCTCGATATGGTGCTCACAGTGAAATCCATGACCCTGTAGTACTAGATAAGGAGAAGGAAGAAAAGAATATCATGGACTCCACACCAACCATTGGCATTGTATCAGCCCTACTCGTGACGGTCACATTCGCAGCATCTTTTACTGTACCCGGTGGGTACCGCGCCGACGATGACCCTGTGTCGAGCCACCAAACCGCTGGCACCCCGGTGCTCGCCGCCACGTACTCTTTCCAGGCCTTCATTATCGCCAACAACCTAGCACTACTATGCTCCTCCATGGCCACCATCAGCCTCATGTACGCTGGGATCACCACGTTCGACATCGGAACACGGAAGTGTGCTTTCGTCCTCTCTATCTTCTTCCTCAACAGCTCGGCCCGGAGCCTGGCTGTTGCGTTCGCGTTCGGCATGTACGCGGCGCTTGCACCGGTCGCCCACGCAGCTGCCGTCGGCACATGGCTCATCCCGGCTGCCTCGTTGCTTGACGTTGTTTGGTTCGTGTGTGCGTTCATGATCTCGCAGCTGGCGCTTCTCAACAGGATCCCAACTCGTGTGTGCGTGCTGCGGTCCGTGGTTGTGTTCATATGCCCACTCCTTGGGGCACTCTGGCCGTACGCAATAATCGGAGGTTTCCTAGCGTATTCCAAGATTTTCCACACAATCAACTGA